GCAAAGTTTGAGAAACTCCCTCTCCCTCCGACGCCGAGTTGAGAGGGTGTACAGAGCAAACATCCGGCCCCattctgtcagggactgggcagaggaggaatgggtggagactgcctccctggcctgacccttccagagaagaagaaggcagttcagaattacaacaggggtttgagggaggtcacaggtcaggggaagatgagggggaaagttgggaaataatgggagaggaggaggaggaagaagaagaagcaccaaagGGGCAACAGTTGgtggactcagtgtctttagaaagcattccagaccaccctctcccagaacctggcaagccttgagagtaggagagcaaagagctcaaaggcagagggcacttgtCAGCGCCCATAGCTGTGACACATGAGAGAAGAAGGGGGGTGGACACTCACTCGGGGCAACACCATGATTCCAAGCGGctccattcccaagcctctctctgtgaatattgaataaaaagcagttggtaagaactttcccTTCCCTTATCCATTCCTGGCGTCCTGCCATGGGGGTTGGGTCTTCTGCCGCCTGACGCATCCCCCCCACAACCCACTGCCTGCCCCTTGGCAAGCAGGCCACCAGAAGCCTCCACCAGCCCCCTTGACCCTTAGAGGAGAAGCTTGCGGACTTCCTTCCATTTTCTACCACGAGTTTTCAGGGATaattccctcctcctccaccccgcCCTCACGGTGCCCTTTGTTTTCTCCTAGCATTGCCTGAAGCAGAGCCGGTTGTCGCCGCTGAGGAAACGGACATTGATGCCGTGGACTCTGGGCTGCCGGGGAGGCACCACCTGGAGTTCAACAGGGGAGTGACGGACCTTGATGCTGTCGGGGGAGAGCTGCCTGGCCTGCTTTGCACCAAGGTACATTCAtctcgagggacgcgggtggtgctgtgggttaaaccaacagaccttagggcttgccgatcagaaggtcgcggttcaaatccctgcgacagggtgagctcccgttgttcggtccctgctcctgccaacctagcagttggaaagcacgccagtgcaagtagataaataggtaccgctccggcgggaaggtaaacaccgtttccgtgcgctgctctggttcgccagaagtggcttagtcatgctggccacatgacccggaagctgtacgccgtctccctcggccaataaagcgagaggattgccgcaaccccagagtcggtcacgactggacctaatggtcaggggtccctttacctttacctttacattcatCTTGGGGGACGGGACGGTGCAGCCTACGGAAATCTGTTGGCTCCCATTCCGTAGAACCAGGAATCTGCGAAAGAGCAGGCTGCAGCCACAGCACAGGAGCAGAAGAGAGGCCTGCAGAGCAAATTTCCCAAGCCTTAGAGTCATCTCGGGGGATGGGGAAGACCCACAGTTCTGTGGAACTAATCTGGGGGGGGCGGGTTGATCATTCTTGCCTTAGATATGGCAAATCAAAGCAACTCTGTGGTGTCTTCCCCCAGTGGGACTGAGGTTCagtgccgaaggccttctggcggttccctccctgtgagcagccaagttacagggaaccaggcagagggccttctcagtagtggcacccgcctggtgtaatgccctcccaccagatgtcaaagagaacaacagctaccagacttttagaagacacctgaaggcagacctgtttagggaagcttttaatatttagtatttataccccagccagatgggcggggtataaataataaattgttgttattgttgttgttgattcccTGCAGCTTGTTTGTCTTTTTCAGGGCTTGCTCCACAACGAGGACATCCTGACGGCTTCCCCCGAGATGCTGCTCCCGTCTTCTGCCCAGCTGTCTGAGCCAGGGACCCCTCTCTCTGCTCACCACCAAAGGCAGCTTTTGCAGCAGCTCTTGCAGCAGCAGACGCAGCAGACGCAAGTGGCCGTGTCCCAGGTTGTTATCTCTGTTCTGCGGGAGGGAAGAGCACAAAGGGATCCATGGGGCAGAGCCGGTGCATGAAATGTTCCTGTCCTAGAAATGACCAGATGCCTTAAAGGGCCAGTGGCTGGTGTCATGAGAGAGATGCCCTATTGGGTCCCCGTGactctgtgtggtgtagtggttaagagcggtggactcgtaatctggtgaaccgggttcgattccctgctcctccgcatgcagctgcagggtaaccttgggccagtcacacttctctgaagtctctcagccccactcacctcacagagtttttgttgtgggagaggaagggaaaggagaatgttggccgcttggagactccttcgggtagtgataaagcgggatatcaaatccaaactcttcttcttcttctcactcgctctcctgcatttatttttttattgctcgTTCAGTGTTTCCACGGAATGTTGCTCAGGAGTCTGTTCCTCATTCCTAGCTATTTTTAATTCTGCCTGCTATCTCAGCACGGCTTCCGACAGTTATCTTGGCTTTCAATGATCGCCAGAATGCTGCTGTCGCCTGGTTCTCCCTCTTTGCCCCAGCTCATTCTCCCTCAGTTCAGTCTGGCACCTCCAACTATTTATCCTGCCTAATTGGATGTCTCATCTCAATTTCAAACTCAAAATCTTTTCTCCTAAGCCTTCCTCTGCTCATTACTCTCTGTAGCCAGTAGCAATGACCACAGCTTCCTCTGTTGTCCAGGCACCAAGCCTCGATTTCAGCTTTGAAAGCTCCCTCTCTCTGGCTCTTAGCATTGCTCAGTGCCCATCACGTTTCTCCTCCCTGTGCCATGTTGTGAAAATCCACTTTTCCTGGGCGCATTTTCCACCTGCTCTTTAGaaactggtggcgctgtgggttaaaccacagagcctagggcttgccgatcagaaggtcggcggttcgaatctccgcgacagggtgagctcccgttgctcggtccctgctcctgcccacctaacagttcaaaagcacgtcaaaatgcaagtagataaataggtaccgctctggcgggaaggtaaacggcgtttccgtgcgctgctctggttcgccagaagcggcttagtcatgctggccacatgacccggaagctgtatgccggttccctcggccagtaaagcgagatgagtgctgcaaccccagagtcgtccgcgactggacctaatggtcaggggtccctttacctttagcagttTTGTGTCAGCCTAGCAAGTGTGTGCCTACATGGGTGCAGAGTGTCTTCCAAGAAGATTTCCCTTTGCTTCCTTCCCCGCTTCCTCTGAGCAGAGCATCTCACCTGAGTCTTCCTTTATCTCTGTTCCTGCAGGTGCACTTGTTGAAGGACCAGCTGGCAACAGAGGCTGCTGCCCGCCTTGAGGCCCAAGCCCGTGTGCACCAGCTCCTGCTGCAGAATAAGGACCTCCTGAACCATATTTcgcttctggtgaagcaggtGCAAGAACTAGAGGCAAAGCTGTTGGGATCCAACCCCAGTAagagctcctcttcctccatattcctcctcctttttcattCTCCCACTTCTCCTTAACGCTTAGAGCAAGATTTTCATCTGACAGTTGCTCTTCCGACTTTGTGCTTAGCATCGCAGTGACGCTGcgagcaggggcggaggaaggggggtgcggtgggggcgggccgccccgggtgtcaccactgaggggggtgacaaaatgccgggtggcactcaccgtggggcctgcagcacgcctgagccaCCTGTCTCTCCCGGAAGTGACGCGATGGCTtaggcgcccgcaggctccactctgccccaaacagtccgcccgctgcctccccctcaggtaTAGGGCAACTgagtaggaggaggcaggcagacttctCGAGGCCCCACGGAGCATCCTGCTCAGGCTTACCCCGCCCCacgggcagctgcccccccccagcatagctgtcaaccgtcccttatttggtgggagactcccttatcccagtgccgtgtcccgctgctgtcctggattgatgatgtcccttaaatttcccgggtttcacaCTCGCCCGgcaagcagcggctcggggtcctccgccgcgAGAGAGCACGCGCATGAGCTGCCgcatctccgtctctcccttttccccctcaggggcgcgtTGTGAGGAGACAGGtggcggcgggcgggcaggcagcccctctcttgcgaggcTTCCGCcacgctgccaggggaagctggaggtggctgaggaggcggcctgagggaggaggaagaggaggggatggggagggacgcagaagggcggcgcttcagcggccACTGCGGCGCCGCAACCAGCTCATGCTGGGCTTGCGGGCAagagtctctcttcctccctccctccctctctcttgggcGGGGAAGGGCTGATGGAACTCCTTGCGCCAGGATGATGGCAGCCCCGACGTGCATAAGcgaagcaaaatcccttattttggctgctggtcccttattttcaaatctgtaagttgacagctatggcccctaGGCGCAGGGCACATgcgccaccccaggcgcccaatcagcttgctccgccgctgactGTGAGGCAAGGATTTCCCCCGATCTgttcattaaaatatttatatattgttttccCGGTTGCTAAAAGCAGTTTGCAAGGGAATCAAAGCTAAACAAATCAGAACGTGTAAGCAAAATCCCACAGGAAGATGTCACCCAAAATCCAACCTAAAGAAACATGTATTTTTTAGCCCATATAAAATGAAAATGTGGGGTTAGCCTGTACCAATAGAGGGAGTCTGTAAAGCACCAAGAAGGGTGGTGTTCTCAAATACTGACTGTCCAGCTGACTTAACTTTCACAAGCCTCATGGGACATTCTCACCAGCTCCCTGAAGGTGGCCATGGGAGGGACACATTCTTTCCATTGGGCAAGATTCTCCCATGTTTCAGACTCTCACGCCATGGACCCAGCTACATGCAATTTCCCTTGTGTTGGGCAGTCTCCTCCACTTGGCTGCTCCAGTGTTCATCCCTAACTCTAGATCATTAATGAACAAGTTAAGAAGCACAGGTCGCAATCCTGATCCTTGGGGAAACGCCACTTTCTACATCCCTCTGTAGGGAGAACTCTCAATTTCCCCCCTGCTCTCTGTTTCCTGTTGCTTAGCCAGTTGCTgaccacgggtggcgctgtggtctaaaccactgagcctcttgggcttgccgatcagaaggtcggcagtttaaatccccgcaagggggtgagttcccgttgctctgccccagttcctgccaacctagcaattcgaaagcacaccagtgcaagtagataaataggtaccgctgtggcgggaaggtaaacagcatttccgtgcactctggtttccgtcacagtgtcccgttgctacagaagctgtttagtcatgctgaccacatgacccagaaagctgtctgtggacaaacgccagctccctcggcctgaaagctagatgaatgctgcaaccccatagtctcctttgactggacttaaccgtccaggggtccctttacctttgtttacctttttttacatgaCATTTGCTGCCAGCCTAGAGGATCTCCGGCCTgagcctccctctctcccatcaGGCAGACTGGATACGGGGCCTGAcgctgctgcttctctctttgTCTTTCAGGAGGCTCTCGGGACAGCTTGCTGGAAATCACCTTCCGCCCCGGCGGGCTGCCCGTTCTGTGTGACCCCAGCACCCCTCTGCCCGAAGACACTCGCCCCCTCCAGCTCCACCCCAGCTTCTCCAATGCCGCCAACTCTTTGGCCAGCCCCTTAGGTAGGAGTGACTGCCTGGCGAAGCTGGAATGTTTCTGTTTCCTCCCTGGCGACGgccctcccttgggcagcttggaGCTCCTCAAGTTCCGTGAGTCAGGGATTGGCTCCGAGTTCGAGTCCAACGTGGACGACAGTGAGGTGTGGGACTCGTGGGGCCAGGAGGACGCGCTCCGCCTGTTCAGCGTCCTCGACAAGCAGGGCCTGGGAGATAGCTTGGATGAAGAGGTTGCCATTTAAGAGGAGGCAGAGATCTCAGGCCCGTGGCAAGCgacaggggaggagagagagtggGGGACACAGGCCTCCTTGCAAACAGGCCGGGGAAAGCCTGCTTCTATGTTTTTCTGTGTCTTGGTACCTGAAAGTCAGGAGTAGGGTGGCGGTTTTCCTCCTGAAGGCAAGAGCCGCTTTCCGGGGCGCCCAAAGGTCTCAGGAATTGTTTtcatgtatttatatatatatatattaatgccaTATTGCACCACCAAAAAGGGATACTGGGTGCAAATGACAGCATCTTGAGGACCCTCATCTTTCTTTTAGAAAAGCTGAAAAGGTGGTCGTGAAAGTGTGCCGGCAGTTCCTGGTGAAACCTTAAAAAGCCAGCAGTGAGAGTGTGCAAGGTTGCCAGTGTCCAGGTGTCTCTTCATAACACTCCCCCACCACCCAAAGACCTATTGGACGCTGGATAAATTATGTAAATCTAGCAAGGACCTGCAAGTTGGCCTCTTTTGCATCATGCATACAGGTGGCAGAATTCAGAGGGGCCTTTTGTGTACCTAGTGGGTTAGATTCAGCTACTGAGTTGTATCCGCAAAAGCCCTGCAGGGggacttcccctcctcctcccttgctGCCTCCCATACTTAAGATAATCCCTAGTCAGCTTCCGGACAAGACCAATAGCCTTACGTTTCTGCAAACCTCTGAAAGAAACAGTTCAATTATAACAGGGGTTGTCTGTGGATAAATGATCGAATCTTGGTTGGAATTGGTATTAGAACTGTGGGCCTGATAACTTCTCCTACAGTTTTTGAACACCGTTGAAATTCTTGACACGGCAGCCTCAGTTCCAGAAGCTCAAGTCGTACTCTTTTGTCGTAACTCTGGCACCTTAGTCCCCCGAGCGTATAACTGCAGGAACATAGGAGCAGGTTCCTTATGGAAGCAACTCCACAAAAGAGGCCTGTGTGTCTGAAAGCTCAGGCTGCCTCGGCGTTCGTCCCAAAAATCTCCTAGACAAGTCAGAGCTACAGTTGGGCACAGGAAACGTTAGAATTTCTTTGTCTAAACTCAGAAAACGGCTCAGTTCTTTCTAAGCAAGTGTGTGGAATGgatgtttgagagagagagcaaagactATGTATGTTCCTCTCTAGCTTGGATTTGAACCTCAGCCAGAGAAGAGCTTTTGGGGGGTTGCAATGCGTGTTTTGTATGGAGGCAAGCGTTATATACACTTTGCTGTATTTGTTCTCTGAGATGCACTCAGGCAGTGCTTGGAGTCATCAATAGTTAAGCGTTCTATTGGCTCCATGTTGTGATTGTCCTTTGGGAAGCAGCATCTCAGCCCTGGCCTTCCATCGGCCAGGTTGTTTTCCCCACGTGAGACATGGCCTTTCCTGCCCTGCTTTCTCTTTTGTGGCTTTCTGAGGGATAGGGCGAGCGGCATACTACAAGCGAGAGGTCCAGACTTTTTAGTTTTAACTTAAGACACAAAAGAATCCTAAAGGAGCTTCTGTGTtcagaataggtaaaggtaaagggacccctgaccattaggtccagtcgtggccgactctggggttgcagcgctcatctcgctttattgggcaagggagccggcgtacagcttccgggtcatgtggccagcatgactaagccgcttctggcaaaccagagcagcgcacggaaacgccatttaccttcccgccagagcggtacctatttatctacttgcactttgacgtgctttcgaactgctaggttggcaggagctgggactgagcaacgggagctcaccccgtcgcggggatttgaaccgctgaccttctgatcggcaagtcctaggctctgtggtttaacccacagcaccacccgcgtccctgcagaaTGGACTTCTCACTTTCAGGGGAGCTGTTGAGTAAAACAACAGGGCGGTTTCTTAAGGGTCCCTGCGCAGCATAAACCGAACTAGAACTCAGTCGTGCAAGACAGCAAGACAGCATTTCACTCTCTGAGGACTGGCCCATATTATAACAGGCAGCTAGAAGAAGCATCAGTGCTCCCCTTCCTTCCACCTCTTGCCCTGACCAGAAGCTGCAGCAGAGGTGGTGCAGAGATCCCTGCTGCCCTCTTAATACTGCCCCGAAGAAGCACCATGTGCTCAGAAACATTATGGGGCTGTTGGGCTTTTGCTCAGTTTGACCTTTCCTTAGGTGTTTCCATAGCTtgaattttgttctgttttcctgctgccgctgcagacTTTGCCATTATTTAATTTGCAGGCTGTTGCCTAGGTTTGTGAGGAACGATCGCTTCCGGCCTTCCCTGTTGGGGCACCAAAGGAAGATTTACAATTAATATTGGAGGAACTGCAACGATGAACAGGGAGAGGGGGAGATAAAACTGCACAGGGAGGCATGTTGCATTTAACTGCTGTGCAGTTCTTATTTAagcaaattggattttttaataataataaaaattccatGGGTGATTTTTATGCAAAACTACTGAAGATAGATTTGAGAAATGCAGTTTTCACTTAACATCCAGAGGATTCCACCTGTGTCTTCAAGACAAGATCTTTATTTTGTGGCTACTCTCCACCCTTTCCTTCCACCCCTGGTTCAGAAAAAGCAATGCAAATGTGATAAGCCATTGAACAAGCTGCGTCCCTTCCCCTCTCTTGTGCAGCTTCAGCAAAGCTTTCTTGGTTTCCTGTGGCATATCCTGTGGAGGGAGGGAGCCCTCAAGCTACTGTTTCCTGGTCTGGATCTCACAGGAAACCGTGGCTTAGGAAAACAAGTGAACTTTCCTGCAAGAGGTAAGCGGCACATGGCTCTCTTAGGTTGAGAAGCCACGGTTTATCTGACCAGGGTTGTTACATCTGCAGCTAGTTTACGTCTGCCACTtaagacccagtgtggtgtaatggttaagagcggtggactcgtaatctggtgaaccgggttcgcttccccgctcctccacatgcagctgctgggtgaccttgggccagtcacacttctctgaagtctctcagccccactcacctcacagagtgtttgttgtgggggaggaagggaaaggagaatgttagcgacTTTGAAACTccgtagggtagtgataaagcaggatatcaaatccaaactcttcttctcttcttaaccCGGCGAGTTTGAAGCCAAATTATCTCCCCTGAGGAAGTCAGGCCCATTGTTTGCTCAGCAGTTAGGGACGCAGCTCAGGGAGAAAGTGCCTTTGGGGTGAATTGAGAGGGAGGGTGTAATCCTGCTGGTCTTGttcaggaagaggaagggagCATCCGAGATACTTTTGTGTTATGGCAAGAGCAATGAAGGGGCTGGGCTGCTGCTCTCAACCTAGGTCAGGCCCTGATAACCCAAGACTTTGCTGAAGACGGGAGGGGGGcatgaaagtggggagggggtgagCAAATGAAGGCTTTTCGAGATGGAATGAGTGTGTGTCAGTTGTAAGGGCAGGAAAGCGCTTGCCATGGAGCAGCCAGGCCAGAGGTGCCAGCATGCCCAACAACACTGGCAGATGCCTCAGGCAAGAAAATACAGTTTGAAAAGGAAGGCACCTGATCGCAGTTCATGGGGCAGATCTCTCACAGCAGCACAGACtgcttagagcatgggtaggcaaactaaggcctgggggccggatccggcccaatcactttctaaatccggcccacggacggtccgggaaccagtgtgtttttacatgaggagaatgtgtccttctacagtggtacctcgggttacatacgcttcaggttacaaactccgctaacccagaaatagtacctcgggttaagaacttcgcttcaggatgagaacagaaatcgtgctccggcggcgcagcgggaggccccattagctaaactggtgcttcaggttaagaacagtttcaggttaagaacagacctccggaacgaattaagtacttaacccgaggtaccacctgaggtaccactgcatttaaaatgcacctctgggttat
The Podarcis raffonei isolate rPodRaf1 chromosome 6, rPodRaf1.pri, whole genome shotgun sequence DNA segment above includes these coding regions:
- the NOS1AP gene encoding carboxyl-terminal PDZ ligand of neuronal nitric oxide synthase protein isoform X3, translated to MPVGASPSAKTRYSLVDDRHDLRVPLHNDDAFQHGIAFEAKYIGSLDVPRPNSRVEIVTAMRRIRYEFKAKSIKKKKVTLMVSVDGVKVLLKKKKKKKKKEWDWDESKLLVMHDPIYRIFYVSHDSQDLKIFSYIARDGSSNVFRCNVFKSKKKSQAMRIVRTVGQAFEVCHKLSLQHTHQNADGQEDSQSEKGREDPEAPALPEAEPVVAAEETDIDAVDSGLPGRHHLEFNRGVTDLDAVGGELPGLLCTKGLLHNEDILTASPEMLLPSSAQLSEPGTPLSAHHQRQLLQQLLQQQTQQTQVAVSQVHLLKDQLATEAAARLEAQARVHQLLLQNKDLLNHISLLVKQVQELEAKLLGSNPRGSRDSLLEITFRPGGLPVLCDPSTPLPEDTRPLQLHPSFSNAANSLASPLGRSDCLAKLECFCFLPGDGPPLGSLELLKFRESGIGSEFESNVDDSEVWDSWGQEDALRLFSVLDKQGLGDSLDEEVAI